ATATCAGTCTGGATGAAGACCCAGAACTGAGATGGATGCCTCTAACTAAAGTCTTTGACGTAGACTACCTGAAGAAAGCCGCCGCTGAGGTCATTGAGTAAGTTTGACAGATGCTCTTTTTCGCTTTCCGTGTTGTTAACTAGGACAAATACTTCAGAAGTACTTTCTAGAAACAATGACGGTATtgaggtaacgttaacgttagtaTTACTATCGTTAGTATTACTAAcgttacagttttttgtttctaaaaaatACTCCTTTCGTTTTTCATTCATGTAATGCCATGCTTAGGCGTTAAGAAGTTATCCGTTAGTTATGAGTAGCATAGATAGTAAGGTATTTTAATAGTATAAGAGTATTTTACAAATAGgctattaaaatgttattgttatatattgttattgttaataGGTAACTAACAGGCCGCAGATGGTATGGTTTCCCTTTCCATTACTGTATCACACGGACAtaaacacaactaaaacaatgatTCTGTTAGAAGGCTAGCATACTAGCATAATGTGCTTAATATCAACACATGATGTCAGCTTTGAATCAGCAGTTTAACAGGTAAAGGtaaactttattgtcacatacacatacacgttgaaaattcattctctgctaAGCCATCCCTCAGGGAGCAGTGGCCAGCCAATTACAGCCAGGGGCCAACTCCAGAGCTtagccagtgccttgatcaagggcaaagactggagaacctagtacatgttttttgattaaCTTCCTTCTGGGTTAATGAggactgtgttgttgtgtgtatattCTATATATCTTCATTAGTAGGCCTAGTTCTGCTGACACAGACATGTTTTCTCCTTCTTGACCTGGTTCCTTCTTGCTTCTTATTATGCCGTTATCAGCAAAACAGTTCCAAAATGGGTGCATCATGTAGTTACACCTATTGTGAAGGCCTTGGAGAAGTACGTTCCTCAGCCTTATGCAGGAGAGATCCGTGGCATGGCTTCACACTTAGGAGGAAGCATTTCAGATATCATCATTCTCAACTTTGCCTATGAAATATCTGCGTATGTatgattttaaatataattacacATTTATTATAGAAACTTGCATAGAATGCATAGGCACACAATATCTACCAAGTATGCATGGTTATGGTGAAAGCTCTCTTATGCCAGCAATCTAACTTTATGCATTCCTAGATTTTGCACAAGCATCGTAGCTCAGGACAAAAATGGACATGTGTACCACGGCAGGAATCTTGATTATCCACATCCTGTTCTAAGGAATCTGACTATCAACGTAATTTTCCTTAAGAATGGaaaggtacagtatgtattcatatcatttaaaaactaaataagtgTTGTACCTCCTCAAGCTACACCCCCAACaatattttattcaaaaatCACCAGTCAGTAAATTGTATCAGGCCCAAAATGAAAGTCCTTGCAGAATGATgcaattttgtagtttttacacCCCCATTAAGGTGGCGTACAGTGGCACTTCGTTTGCTGGCTACGTTGGCCTGTGGACGGGACAGAGTCCTAACAAGTTTACTGTCTCTGGAGACCAGCGAGGTAAGACCATACTTTTTGCCAGTCATGATAATTCAGAAATGTTGCAGTTGTCAGATTATCTtgtctcttttgtgttttcacatttgtatgTGGGTTTGTGATCATCAGGCAGTGAACACTGGTGGAATTGGTTGAAGAATGTGGcgtctgcttttctttttcggaGATCCCCCGTCAGCTGGCTGGTGAGGGAGGTGAGTATGTTACGTAAGTCAGCCTAATGAGGATGTTTACTGTTTTAAGAACTGAAACTTTGACCAGTTGTGCGTAACCAACAGACACTGGAGGAAGCAGAGGACTTTCAAGATGCAGTGATGCGTCTCTCCAAGATACCCATCATCACTGGGGTGTATTACATAGTGGGTGGGGTGCGAGAAGGGGAAGGAGCTGTCATCACCAGAGACCGAGCGGGCCCTGCTGATATCTGGCCACTGGATCCTGTAAATGGAGGGTAGGCAAATATCTGAGGAGAATCAGATATTTCAAGGCATATGTTAAGTGGGATTGCACAAATGAACCCAAACATAAAATATTGTGTTCTTGTTTCAGATGGTACAGAGTGGAGACAAACTTTGACCACTGGCTTCCTCCCCTAGATCACAGAAGGTGAGTCATCTTATGTGATTTATACTTCCAAACTACAAAATTGTTGCAGTTATTGTTGTAATGCTGTTGttatgtgttcattttgtaGAGACGCAGCCAACAAAGCCCTAAATGCTACTGGCCAAGATCACATAAACATGGAGACCATTTTTCAGGCAAGCATGGACTcataaatcaattaatttcaGCGGACCAAAGTAAACAGGATACTGATAGAGACGCTACATTGCACAATTTGAAAGTCAGCAACAATGAATGGATTTCTTACCAAGTCTTGCCCCACAGGTTTTGTCACTGTTTCCAGTGTGTAATGGGTAAGTAGAACGTTATCTGAATTATGATCACATGACTGTTCATGTTGCTTAGATAGGCCAGCTGTGTGCATACCAGTTTCTGTTCCCTTCGCCCCATCTCAGCAATAATGTAAATAGGCCTTTGTTTTACACCATGCTTCAGCACATACCAAGTAGCATATAGAACAGCAATAACTGAGTTTCAGTGAAAACATATGATAACTTTTGAGTGCAAGTTATTAAAGTTATATTTTTAAGGAACCTTTACATAGCTTGTCAAATAAATACGTTGCATGACATTTGATAGTATCTGTTGTCTATGTTGATAATCCCCAGAGGTACTGTTTACACAACCATAATGACTGCAGCATCCCCCGAGAAGTACAAGACACTTGTCAGGCCACAggtaattacatttattttacaacaagCCTACATCTTAGAAgcatatatttataatatataataataagaaaCGAAGGGGTGACATTGAAAATGAAACTCTCTCTCACctcacttttttgtcaattgATTTCAAGGGCTGCCAACCGTCGTGATGGGCCTGGAGCAGTCAACAATGCACAGATTTTTCCAGCTGAACGTCTTTGTGTGGCTTAAATCAATTCACAACATGGTTATTGATTCATGCCAATTTTCAGTCATGTGGAAATTATATAATCAATAAGATTAGAAGGGAATTGGACTCAAGCCGTTTGAAGGTGACAGTGTTTTTCTGCCTCTAATAAAAGACATATTGTTATGATCATTTTTGTCAACTAATGTACCTGCAATTTAAATGTCAAGCTTATTAAAATGTTGGTTACTTTAATGATTAGGTTCATCTAGAGTTAACTGAAGAAATGTTTAAAGACCTGAAATACAGAACAAGGATATAAAATCCCTTCAGCCTGGTATGCCAGGACAGACCTACAAGTTCTGTGGTAACTGTGCCTACTAAGTTTTCTGACTCTTCTTCTCCGGACAACTTATTTTAGTCACTGACTATCATTGTTTACGTTTGCCTCTTTGTTTGCATCATTGTGATCTGATTGCAAGTTGTGTATTTGTACTTATATTGGTTTTGGAAGTAAAAGTATTGGTTTTGGAAGTCAGGATAGTAATATGGGAAGGTGTACTTGGAAGTCTGACTTCCAAAATCAAACTGAAAACCTCCCAAAGTCATACGCAAAATCCAAGTAAGTATGTTACACTGATATAATAACTTCCCAGATCAATATGCAAATGATTAACAATGAATACTTTCATAAAAGTTTTGAAAGTCAGCATTTTAGATTGGAAAGGTGAAAGACCTGGACATGTGACTTCAAAAATTATAATGAAAACTTCCCAGACAAATATGCTAACTTCCACAACCACTACATTACTGCCACTTATACATACAGAGGTTTCCTAAGAAGTATGTTATACCAATAAATAATACCTTCCTAAATCTACATGTCATGCTACACAACAACTGCACATCTTCTATATTGACTTTAGAAGCAAAAGTATTGGTTTTGGAGGTCAGCATAGTAAATTGTGAAGGTGAAAGACGTGCAAATGTGACTTCCaaagtcataataaaaaaatgaacttgaaAGCATTGCCAGTGATTTGACCATTCCTGTTGTTAACTATTGTCCATTTTTACAGCATGACTGCTTCACTGTTGTTTCCTCTTGTCCATGTACACAGCAGACGCTCCTAAAAAACAATCCTGCTGAATGTGAGACTCATTAAAACCTTAAATGATTACCAAGTCCAGTCCCAGTGCACTGAAGTTGTGTCTGGCTGTGTGTTCACCAACTGCAGCCTAACTTAAAGCCATATCGATTTGTCATGCAGAattctgtgacacacacacacacacacacacacaaacacacacacacaaacacaaaaagaaacagtgtTATTGACGGTCGTTTAACACATAGCTCATTAGGGAACTGTTTTGGGAAAataccttaaaaaaataaattctttgTGTGTAAAGTATCTGAAGTGCCTAAAGCAGAGTTGGTGTAAAATCACTAACATAAtcacataaaataaatcattataaaactaaaacatttctcttttaataatatttatctCATATCTTTTATATTAAACAGAGGAAAGGCAGATGATACAGATTTGtttataatattgtaatattatacaataattataaaataaaaaagtagttaCAGACCAGAGTTCTCACAATGTGTGAcagaatatacctgtattcaccctctgtctgtgGGTGTCTCTGTGAAACTCTCCGTTTTAACAGCTAAAAGTCTTAAAGTCTTTGCCCATCTTATTATTTGACCAGTAATCTGTggctttgttttggtttgttttattttggtattattttatttggtgttttttttgttttttttcgtttacttttacttttataaggACATTTATCTGTTTATACTTATATTTTTACCTAGGAACATTTTCAgggcaggacttttacttgttgCAGAGTATTTTTACGGTGTTCCCCAAAAAGTGTGACATTAAGTTGCCAATGAGTGGAAATCCTGTTTAACCTAACCACTTATCTTTGACCAGTTCTAAAGACAGAGCAGTGTTGAAGCAGTGTGTAAAACGTTTTTTCACAGTCTATGGTAAAAACataaactttttcttttcacaaaggAGAAGTTACAGTTACAGGATCAAGTTCCCCTTTTAATGTGCGCGCTCCCGAGAGGTTCGTGCACTTCTCAGTACGCACGCGCAGACACTAGCACTCTACTAGTGGCAGATCACATGATATGACAAAGCAGCTAGCTACTTCCTATGTAGACGGCTAGCTAGCAGTTGACATCCAGGCTCCCACAGACACTGCGACTACCTTAACATCCAATATGCTGGCCCTCATAAACAGGCTTTTGGACTGGTTCAGGTCCCTCTTTTGGAAAGAAGAGATGGAGCTGACATTGGTGGGACTTCAGTACTCTGGGAAAACCACATTCGTCAATGTGATTGCAGtaagtagctagctagcaaacaaGCACTGTCTGTATGGGCCCAGGCTAGCATTACTACCCGGGAGAGGTCGTGCACGAAGAtttctttgaattttaaaatttgttttattgaaaaaacattCATATCTAATTGTACCAACAAAATCACGGGCATGACAGTATGACTGGATAGTGTTGGTGCCTTGAACATATCACATATCGCTGTGTTAAAGTAGTTCACTCGGTTGTTGTTTGGCTAGCTAGAGTGACGAAGTTCTTGGAATGACTGTGCCTTTTACTTATGAAACCGGTCATGGGAACTGTATGCTTTGTAATAGCTATGTGGTGTTGACAACACGGGCCACAAGTTAACTTTGTAAACAGTCTGTCTTGTCTACGTCATCAAGTTAAGGTGGATTGAGTGGCCTGGGTCCCCAGCCAGCTGTCAGAACACTTTATTGACCCCCTCAAAGAAAATTGTTCTATCTATAAGGGTTATACATCCAAATAACGTGATATAGCTAGATTTGCTTGGAATACCCTATTGCATGCCAACCCAACATAAGTGAATTAATTATTGTCATGGGTTCACGTTATGTTTCCTTCTAGTCCTTGGGTCTAAcactgttgatgtttttatgtctAGCTTGTTTTAACCTGTCAAAACCTTGGGTGTGTATGGGTTAAGGGTTATTTTCTGTAGTTGAGggttttgtctgtgtttctaGGTAATAGACCACACTGTAGTCTTAAGTCAAATTGCCAGCCACTGTACTGTAGGCTTCCTGTGTTCTGGATTTATCTCATGAATACACAATTTTTCCCCGACTGTGTTGTGATCAGATCAGGTGATCTGTAAGTAGGTTTGAACAAAGCTGCCTTCCCCTTCACTTTGCAAGACTGTTGGACTGGGCCCATTCGGGATGTGAGCTATACAACCAAGGCTATTAAAGTTGTCCGACGTATTTGATATCAAAGCAGGTCACAATGGCTTTAAAGATGGGTGACCCCGTTTTTAGGATAAATGCCTTGTATGGAATGTTAAGCTTTTGGAATGCATGGTTCCAAAGCACTGGTTGGTTGCAGAAAGCTTGATTGGAAATGACGAATAAAAGGACGAGTGTTTAAATTCAGTTAGAGGCTTCAGTCAGCTAAAAATGACCTGTGTAATCAAATAATTTCTTTC
The Etheostoma cragini isolate CJK2018 chromosome 4, CSU_Ecrag_1.0, whole genome shotgun sequence genome window above contains:
- the LOC117942926 gene encoding N-acylethanolamine-hydrolyzing acid amidase-like produces the protein MLRAAVLLLGLVVSCRAQFAPPTLNISLDEDPELRWMPLTKVFDVDYLKKAAAEVIDKTVPKWVHHVVTPIVKALEKYVPQPYAGEIRGMASHLGGSISDIIILNFAYEISAFCTSIVAQDKNGHVYHGRNLDYPHPVLRNLTINVIFLKNGKVAYSGTSFAGYVGLWTGQSPNKFTVSGDQRGSEHWWNWLKNVASAFLFRRSPVSWLVRETLEEAEDFQDAVMRLSKIPIITGVYYIVGGVREGEGAVITRDRAGPADIWPLDPVNGGWYRVETNFDHWLPPLDHRRDAANKALNATGQDHINMETIFQVLSLFPVCNGGTVYTTIMTAASPEKYKTLVRPQGCQPS